One part of the Micrococcus sp. 2A genome encodes these proteins:
- the ribB gene encoding 3,4-dihydroxy-2-butanone-4-phosphate synthase, translating into MSEHIRLDPVPAAIAAIAAGRPVVVVDDADRENEGDLIYAAALATDEVTAFTVRHTSGVICAPLPAGLADRLALPPMTTVNEDPKGTAYTVSVDAAAGVTTGISAADRTRTLRVLADPGAAPGDLTRPGHVFPLRAVPGGVRARRGHTEAGVELCRLAGVAPVAAIAELVHDDGTMMRLPALREFSDEHGLVLISIEDLVAHLEETTPTLTAVPAEATLPTRHGLFRVSVHVDAETGAEHLLLVAGETDPERPLTVRVHSECLTGDVLGSLRCDCGPQLEDALARAAAEGGAVLYLRGHEGRGIGLANKIRAYRLQEEGMDTVEANLALGLPAEARDWAGAAAVLTAAGHRRIRLVTNNPVKVAGLRAAGIDVVERVPAPTPVTEHNVVYLRTKRDRMAHALADRVLEPPTATGGPATPADDPTTDPTHPTHQEDIP; encoded by the coding sequence GTGAGTGAGCACATCCGTCTGGACCCCGTCCCCGCGGCGATCGCCGCGATCGCCGCGGGCCGGCCCGTCGTCGTCGTGGACGATGCCGACCGCGAGAACGAGGGCGACCTGATCTACGCGGCCGCCCTGGCCACCGACGAGGTCACCGCCTTCACCGTCCGCCACACCTCGGGCGTCATCTGCGCGCCCCTGCCGGCCGGCCTGGCCGACCGCCTGGCCCTGCCGCCCATGACCACCGTCAACGAGGACCCCAAGGGCACCGCCTACACCGTGAGCGTGGACGCCGCCGCCGGCGTCACCACCGGCATCTCCGCCGCCGACCGCACCCGTACCCTCCGCGTGCTCGCCGACCCCGGCGCCGCCCCCGGCGACCTGACCCGGCCCGGCCACGTGTTCCCCCTGCGCGCCGTCCCCGGCGGCGTCCGGGCCCGCCGCGGCCACACCGAGGCCGGCGTCGAGCTGTGCCGCCTGGCCGGCGTCGCGCCCGTGGCCGCCATCGCCGAGCTCGTCCACGACGACGGCACCATGATGCGCCTGCCCGCCCTGCGGGAGTTCTCCGACGAGCACGGCCTCGTGCTGATCTCCATCGAGGACCTCGTGGCCCACCTGGAGGAGACGACGCCGACCCTGACCGCCGTCCCCGCCGAGGCCACCCTGCCGACCCGGCACGGCCTGTTCCGCGTGAGTGTGCACGTGGACGCCGAGACCGGGGCCGAGCACCTGCTGCTCGTGGCGGGGGAGACCGACCCGGAGCGTCCCCTCACCGTCCGCGTGCACTCGGAGTGCCTCACCGGCGACGTGCTCGGGTCCCTGCGCTGCGACTGCGGCCCCCAGCTCGAGGACGCGCTTGCCCGCGCGGCGGCCGAGGGCGGCGCCGTCCTCTACCTCCGGGGCCACGAAGGACGCGGCATCGGCCTGGCCAACAAGATCCGCGCCTACCGGCTCCAGGAGGAGGGGATGGACACCGTCGAGGCCAACCTCGCCCTCGGTCTGCCCGCCGAGGCGCGCGACTGGGCCGGGGCCGCCGCCGTCCTCACGGCCGCCGGCCATCGGCGCATCCGCCTCGTCACCAACAACCCGGTGAAGGTCGCGGGGCTGCGCGCGGCCGGCATCGACGTCGTCGAGCGTGTCCCGGCCCCCACGCCCGTCACCGAGCACAACGTCGTCTACCTGCGCACCAAGCGGGACCGGATGGCCCACGCCCTGGCGGACCGCGTGCTCGAACCGCCGACGGCCACCGGCGGACCCGCCACGCCGGCCGATGACCCGACCACCGACCCGACCCACCCCACCCACCAGGAGGACATCCCATGA
- the hisG gene encoding ATP phosphoribosyltransferase encodes MLRIAVPNKGALAEAAREILQEAGYRQRRDSRELVLVDPENQVEFFYLRPRDIAVYVGQGTLDVGLTGRDLFCDAQVGDTAEEVMALGFGRSVFRLAAPVGAFSAAGELSGRRIATSYDGLLTAYLERTGLDATVVHLDGAVESSVKLGAADAIADVVETGNTLRAAGMEVFGEPILDSEAIMIGRRGAQPEGLDVLLRRLNGVLVARRWVMIDYDIRRELLDRATAVTPGLESPTVSPLRDESMVAVRSMVRKGDANRIMDELYDLGARGILISAIHAIRL; translated from the coding sequence GTGCTGCGCATCGCCGTTCCGAACAAGGGCGCCCTCGCCGAGGCCGCCCGTGAGATCCTGCAGGAGGCCGGCTACCGCCAGCGACGCGACTCCCGGGAGCTCGTGCTCGTCGACCCGGAGAACCAGGTGGAGTTCTTCTACCTGCGGCCGCGCGACATCGCGGTGTACGTCGGCCAGGGCACCCTCGACGTCGGCCTGACCGGCCGAGACCTGTTCTGCGACGCGCAGGTGGGAGACACCGCCGAGGAGGTCATGGCGCTCGGCTTCGGGAGGTCCGTGTTCCGCCTGGCCGCGCCGGTCGGCGCGTTCAGCGCGGCCGGCGAGCTCTCGGGCAGGCGCATCGCCACGAGCTACGACGGCCTGCTCACGGCGTACCTCGAGCGGACCGGCCTGGACGCCACCGTCGTCCACCTCGACGGCGCCGTCGAGTCCTCCGTGAAGCTCGGCGCGGCGGACGCGATCGCCGACGTCGTGGAGACCGGCAACACCCTGCGTGCCGCGGGCATGGAGGTCTTCGGCGAGCCGATCCTCGACTCCGAGGCGATCATGATCGGCCGCCGGGGCGCCCAGCCCGAGGGCCTCGACGTGCTGCTGCGCCGCCTCAACGGCGTCCTCGTGGCCCGCCGCTGGGTGATGATCGACTACGACATCCGCCGCGAGCTCCTGGACCGCGCCACCGCGGTCACGCCGGGACTGGAGTCCCCGACCGTCTCCCCGCTGCGCGACGAGTCGATGGTGGCCGTGCGCTCCATGGTGCGCAAGGGCGACGCCAACCGCATCATGGACGAGCTGTACGACCTCGGAGCCCGCGGCATCCTCATCTCCGCCATCCACGCCATCCGCCTCTGA
- a CDS encoding maleylpyruvate isomerase family mycothiol-dependent enzyme, translating to MAETPAAAQHTATDFAVASRAALVEALLAAGPAAPTLCEGWRTEHLAAHVHLRETSPSAAGIVLPGVARRRLAQLTQELGDAHASEEGYAELVALVARGPLRAPGEGPRVAARLRGLAAAARRTAPGRRVAGQVQLLEFFVHTEDVRRAQERWAPRILADDYADMLYTRLRGRARLLYRGAESGIVLARRPRPASRVDNAPIVARRPGEDGVSVRVTGAAGELVLHAHGRRRAALVTTDRVTGAA from the coding sequence ATGGCCGAGACCCCCGCCGCCGCGCAGCACACCGCCACCGACTTCGCGGTGGCCTCGCGCGCCGCGCTGGTGGAGGCGCTGCTCGCCGCGGGCCCGGCGGCGCCCACGCTGTGTGAGGGCTGGCGCACGGAGCACCTGGCGGCCCACGTGCACCTGCGCGAGACCTCCCCCTCGGCCGCCGGGATCGTCCTGCCCGGGGTCGCCCGCCGCCGACTCGCCCAGCTCACGCAGGAGCTCGGCGACGCCCACGCCTCCGAGGAGGGCTACGCCGAGCTCGTCGCGCTGGTGGCGCGCGGACCCCTGCGCGCGCCCGGCGAGGGTCCCCGCGTCGCGGCCCGGCTGCGAGGGCTGGCCGCGGCCGCCCGCCGGACCGCCCCGGGACGGCGCGTGGCCGGCCAGGTGCAGCTGCTCGAGTTCTTCGTGCACACCGAGGACGTGCGGCGTGCGCAGGAGCGCTGGGCCCCGCGCATCCTCGCCGACGACTACGCGGACATGCTCTACACCCGCCTGCGCGGTCGCGCGCGGCTCCTCTACCGCGGGGCCGAGTCCGGGATCGTGCTCGCCCGCCGGCCCCGGCCCGCCTCGCGCGTGGACAACGCGCCCATCGTCGCGCGCCGGCCCGGCGAGGACGGCGTGAGCGTGCGCGTCACGGGGGCCGCCGGCGAGCTCGTCCTGCACGCGCACGGGCGACGCCGCGCCGCGCTCGTGACCACGGACCGCGTCACCGGCGCGGCCTGA
- the ribH gene encoding 6,7-dimethyl-8-ribityllumazine synthase, with protein sequence MSGAGAPTFTPDPAAASGLNVAIVAAQWHTEIMDGLIAGAQAAAVDLGLEPGLVRVPGTVELTVAAARLAERFDVVVVLGVVVRGDTPHFDYVCQSVTQGVTEVSARTGVPVGFGVLTVDTEQQARDRAGLPGSREDKGREALEAAVLTELALRSVTPRD encoded by the coding sequence ATGAGCGGCGCCGGAGCCCCGACCTTCACCCCCGACCCCGCCGCTGCGAGCGGCCTGAACGTGGCGATCGTCGCCGCCCAGTGGCACACCGAGATCATGGACGGGCTGATCGCCGGGGCGCAGGCCGCCGCGGTGGATTTGGGCCTGGAGCCCGGGCTCGTGCGGGTGCCCGGCACCGTCGAGCTCACCGTCGCTGCGGCGCGGCTGGCGGAGCGCTTCGACGTCGTCGTGGTCCTCGGCGTCGTGGTGCGCGGGGACACCCCGCACTTCGACTACGTGTGCCAGTCCGTGACCCAGGGCGTGACGGAGGTCTCGGCGCGCACCGGCGTTCCCGTGGGCTTCGGCGTGCTGACCGTGGACACCGAGCAGCAGGCGCGCGACCGGGCGGGCCTGCCCGGATCCCGCGAGGACAAGGGCCGCGAGGCCCTCGAGGCGGCGGTGCTCACCGAGCTCGCGCTGCGCTCGGTCACGCCGCGGGACTGA
- the pnuC gene encoding nicotinamide riboside transporter PnuC, which translates to MQWLVDVFTWTIPVAGGGLLVREVIGNLFGLASALGGMARKVWAWPVGIIGNALLLTVFLASLFGGADHATLLGQAGRQVMFIAVSVYGWVRWRAASRGRGDHAPAITPEWAGRGGRTLLVLGLLIGTLALTPVFRALGSWEPVWADAWTFVGSLLATYGMARGWVEFWLVWVAVDVVGVPLLWSSGYYASAVMYAFYGVFTLIGFFVWLRAKDRDKPAVETLLPDGPEGDVVR; encoded by the coding sequence ATGCAGTGGCTCGTGGACGTCTTCACCTGGACCATCCCCGTCGCCGGCGGCGGCCTCCTGGTGCGGGAGGTGATCGGCAACCTCTTCGGGCTGGCCTCCGCGCTCGGCGGCATGGCCCGCAAGGTCTGGGCATGGCCCGTCGGGATCATCGGCAACGCGCTCCTGCTCACGGTGTTCCTCGCCTCCCTCTTCGGCGGCGCCGACCACGCGACGCTCCTCGGCCAGGCCGGCCGCCAGGTCATGTTCATCGCGGTCTCCGTGTACGGCTGGGTCCGCTGGCGGGCCGCGAGCCGCGGCCGCGGCGACCACGCCCCCGCGATCACCCCCGAGTGGGCCGGCCGGGGCGGGCGGACGCTCCTCGTGCTGGGCCTGCTGATCGGCACCCTCGCCCTCACCCCGGTGTTCCGCGCCCTCGGCTCGTGGGAGCCGGTGTGGGCGGACGCCTGGACCTTCGTCGGCTCCCTGCTCGCCACGTACGGCATGGCCCGCGGCTGGGTGGAGTTCTGGCTCGTGTGGGTGGCCGTGGACGTCGTCGGCGTCCCCCTGCTGTGGAGCAGCGGCTACTACGCCTCCGCGGTGATGTACGCGTTCTACGGGGTCTTCACCCTGATCGGCTTCTTCGTGTGGCTGCGCGCCAAGGACCGGGACAAGCCCGCCGTGGAGACGCTGCTGCCGGACGGCCCCGAGGGGGACGTCGTCCGATGA
- a CDS encoding riboflavin synthase, with translation MFTGIVTHLGTVVALEHDAAADTALLTLDAGGALDGLPAGGSLAVDGVCLTALDGPTERPGVFRADLMGQTLRMTSLGDRAPGDRVNLERCLRPTDHLDGHVVQGHVDGTGEVLAVTPHGAWTTLRIGLPARLARYVPAQGAIALQGVSLTVTAVSDPGAAAHWFEVGIIPATLEATTLGALRPGDRVNLETDVLARYAERLALIPSAPAAPTEEARP, from the coding sequence GTGTTCACCGGCATCGTCACCCATCTCGGCACCGTCGTCGCCCTCGAGCACGACGCGGCCGCCGACACCGCCCTGCTGACCCTCGACGCCGGCGGGGCCCTCGACGGGCTGCCCGCCGGCGGCTCGCTCGCCGTCGACGGCGTGTGCCTCACGGCCCTCGACGGGCCCACGGAGCGCCCCGGCGTGTTCCGTGCCGACCTCATGGGCCAGACGCTGCGGATGACCAGCCTCGGCGACCGCGCCCCGGGGGACCGGGTCAACCTCGAGCGCTGCCTGCGCCCCACCGACCACCTGGACGGGCACGTGGTCCAGGGCCATGTGGACGGGACCGGCGAGGTCCTCGCGGTCACCCCGCACGGGGCCTGGACCACCCTGCGCATCGGCCTGCCCGCCCGCCTGGCCCGCTACGTCCCCGCGCAGGGGGCCATCGCCCTGCAGGGCGTCTCCCTCACCGTCACCGCCGTTTCCGACCCGGGCGCGGCCGCGCACTGGTTCGAGGTCGGCATCATCCCGGCCACGCTCGAGGCCACCACCCTGGGCGCCCTGCGGCCGGGCGACCGCGTCAACCTCGAGACCGACGTGCTCGCCCGGTACGCCGAGCGCCTCGCGCTCATCCCGTCCGCCCCCGCCGCACCCACCGAGGAGGCCCGCCCGTGA
- a CDS encoding DUF4232 domain-containing protein — translation MTAALGWAAAGFRQPSTAHGHRRHPEKGVAAGAVAVLGVVGVAVTRAAAIWALPLGIALLTTTVVAVALVGRTFLRPVVGGDRQAWLLAGVLSGAGLACATATVATAYALTVHQVPQTVPLLLLAPWSLPAFHLLLFSVTRRAARRRRARMPAKETMPLPVASMRIVGPGAAVLLLVAVWSAWPVSEPQPETDPPPASPPVIESEPWPTASPPPAAEPQDAIRPAPAPVPAGVPACTPELLLVRIGGFDSAMGTSSAGVTAVNTGDAACALHGRPEVEIVQGGDPIDLHLEPMTATTTVLTPEQAAQEDPDLGVVLEPGQQAVAALLWPGYRARADQSAPQTVSVSLGHGGPIVPAQVAESEDSGSRGPAPFDLQDDVPGGAELRVGPWTPRD, via the coding sequence GTGACCGCAGCGCTCGGCTGGGCCGCCGCCGGATTCCGGCAGCCCAGCACCGCACACGGTCACCGCAGGCATCCGGAGAAGGGCGTAGCGGCCGGTGCCGTCGCAGTGCTGGGAGTGGTGGGCGTCGCCGTCACCCGGGCGGCGGCGATCTGGGCCCTGCCCCTGGGCATCGCCCTCCTGACAACCACCGTTGTCGCCGTCGCATTGGTGGGCCGCACCTTCTTGCGTCCGGTGGTCGGCGGCGACCGCCAGGCATGGCTGCTCGCGGGTGTTCTCAGTGGTGCTGGGCTCGCCTGCGCCACCGCCACGGTGGCGACGGCGTACGCGCTCACCGTGCATCAGGTGCCCCAGACCGTGCCGCTGCTACTGCTGGCGCCGTGGAGCCTGCCGGCCTTCCACCTGCTGCTCTTCAGCGTGACCCGGCGGGCCGCCCGCCGCCGCAGAGCCCGTATGCCTGCGAAGGAGACGATGCCGCTGCCGGTGGCGTCCATGCGGATCGTGGGGCCCGGTGCCGCGGTGCTCCTGCTTGTCGCCGTATGGTCCGCCTGGCCGGTGTCTGAGCCGCAGCCCGAGACCGATCCGCCCCCCGCCTCTCCGCCGGTCATCGAGTCTGAGCCGTGGCCGACGGCGTCACCGCCTCCCGCAGCGGAGCCGCAGGACGCGATCCGCCCGGCCCCGGCGCCTGTTCCCGCGGGCGTGCCAGCCTGTACCCCCGAGCTGCTCCTGGTCCGGATCGGCGGATTCGACTCTGCGATGGGGACCTCCTCGGCGGGCGTCACTGCCGTGAACACGGGAGACGCCGCCTGCGCCCTCCACGGCCGCCCGGAGGTCGAGATCGTGCAGGGCGGCGACCCGATCGACCTGCACCTCGAGCCGATGACCGCGACCACCACCGTGCTGACCCCGGAGCAGGCGGCCCAGGAGGACCCCGACCTCGGCGTGGTCCTGGAGCCGGGGCAGCAGGCCGTGGCCGCCCTGCTCTGGCCCGGCTACCGCGCCAGGGCCGACCAGAGCGCGCCGCAGACGGTGTCCGTGTCCCTGGGACACGGAGGCCCGATCGTCCCGGCGCAGGTCGCGGAGTCGGAGGACTCCGGTAGCCGGGGTCCGGCCCCGTTCGACCTCCAGGACGACGTCCCAGGGGGCGCTGAGCTCCGCGTGGGACCCTGGACGCCGCGCGACTGA
- a CDS encoding phosphoribosyl-ATP diphosphatase: MKTFDELYAELTRKVQERPEGSGTVAQIDAGVHAIGKKVVEEAAEVWMAAEYESDKAAAEEISQLLYHVQTMMIARGISLEDVYRHL, encoded by the coding sequence GTGAAGACCTTCGACGAGCTGTACGCGGAACTGACGCGCAAGGTGCAGGAGCGCCCCGAGGGCTCCGGCACCGTGGCCCAGATCGACGCCGGCGTCCATGCGATCGGCAAGAAGGTCGTCGAGGAGGCGGCCGAGGTCTGGATGGCCGCCGAGTACGAGTCGGATAAGGCCGCCGCCGAGGAGATCTCTCAGCTGCTGTACCACGTGCAGACCATGATGATCGCCCGCGGCATCAGCCTCGAGGACGTCTACCGCCACCTCTGA
- the ribD gene encoding bifunctional diaminohydroxyphosphoribosylaminopyrimidine deaminase/5-amino-6-(5-phosphoribosylamino)uracil reductase RibD, whose product MSAAETPSADPMDLAVRAALRGVRGANPLVGAVLTDEAGRVLAVGYHRGRGTAHAEIDALTRWRAARATDPALAALDPAGLTLHVTLEPCDHTGSTGPCSQAVLDAGIGALRYAVADPTGHDGGGAARLAAHGVHVTGPTGEAAALALTARWREVRDAGRPWVTGHLAQSLDGHAAAADGTSQWITGPDSRVHAHEVRSRVDAIVVGTGTVLADDPRLTARDAAGAELAHQPVPVVQGHRPVPDGAALRRHPVPLHVRDHDPHAVLAALAAHPGPWPRSGDRPAHVLIEGGPRVLGAWLRVGLVDELMVYTAPLLLGPGRAAVAGLDVATLSEGLRWHPDPAEGGPVRALGVDVWTHLSPVPAPRLPTAPAPTRFQED is encoded by the coding sequence ATGAGCGCCGCCGAGACCCCGTCCGCCGACCCCATGGACCTCGCCGTCCGCGCCGCGCTGCGCGGCGTGCGCGGCGCCAACCCCCTCGTCGGGGCCGTCCTGACCGACGAGGCCGGCCGCGTCCTGGCCGTCGGGTACCACCGTGGACGGGGGACCGCCCACGCCGAGATCGACGCCCTGACCCGCTGGCGGGCCGCCCGTGCCACGGATCCGGCCCTGGCCGCCCTCGACCCCGCCGGCCTGACGCTGCACGTCACCCTCGAGCCCTGCGACCACACCGGCAGCACCGGCCCCTGCTCGCAGGCCGTCCTGGACGCGGGGATCGGCGCACTGCGCTACGCCGTGGCGGACCCCACCGGTCACGACGGCGGCGGCGCGGCCCGCCTCGCCGCGCACGGGGTGCACGTCACCGGCCCCACCGGCGAGGCGGCCGCACTCGCGCTCACCGCCCGCTGGCGCGAGGTCCGCGACGCGGGCCGCCCGTGGGTGACCGGGCACCTCGCCCAGTCCCTCGACGGCCACGCCGCGGCCGCCGACGGCACGAGCCAGTGGATCACCGGCCCGGACTCCCGCGTCCACGCCCACGAGGTGCGCTCCCGCGTGGACGCCATCGTCGTCGGCACGGGGACCGTCCTGGCCGACGACCCTCGCCTCACCGCCCGTGACGCCGCCGGCGCCGAACTCGCGCACCAGCCCGTGCCCGTCGTCCAGGGTCACCGGCCCGTGCCCGACGGCGCCGCACTGCGCCGCCACCCGGTCCCGCTGCACGTGCGGGACCACGACCCGCACGCCGTCCTCGCCGCGCTCGCCGCCCATCCCGGGCCCTGGCCCCGCAGCGGGGACCGCCCGGCACACGTGCTCATCGAGGGCGGACCCCGCGTGCTCGGCGCGTGGCTGCGCGTAGGCCTCGTGGACGAGCTGATGGTCTACACCGCGCCCCTGCTGCTCGGCCCGGGCCGCGCCGCCGTCGCCGGCCTCGACGTCGCCACGCTGTCCGAGGGACTGCGCTGGCACCCCGACCCCGCGGAGGGCGGCCCCGTCCGTGCCCTCGGGGTCGACGTCTGGACCCACCTGAGCCCGGTGCCGGCCCCGCGCCTGCCCACCGCCCCCGCCCCGACCCGTTTCCAGGAGGACTGA
- the hisF gene encoding imidazole glycerol phosphate synthase subunit HisF, whose amino-acid sequence MTVAVRVIPCLDVDAGRVVKGVNFEDLRDAGDPVELARRYNAAGADELTFLDVTASTADRATTYDVVTRTAEEVFIPLTVGGGVRTVDDVDRLLRTGADKASVNTAAVARPALITEITRRFGSQVLVLSLDARRTQDPACASGYEVTTHGGRTGTGIDAVQWCREASERGVGEILLNSIDADGTRAGFDLEMIRDVRAVTRVPLIASGGAGEPAHFTEAVAAGADAVLAASLFHFGPDDMLARVKDALRAAGHVVR is encoded by the coding sequence ATGACCGTCGCCGTCCGCGTCATCCCCTGCCTGGACGTGGACGCCGGGCGCGTGGTCAAGGGCGTCAACTTCGAGGACCTGCGCGACGCGGGCGACCCGGTCGAGCTCGCCCGCCGCTACAACGCCGCGGGGGCGGACGAGCTCACGTTCCTCGACGTCACCGCCTCCACCGCGGACCGCGCCACCACGTACGACGTCGTCACCCGCACGGCGGAGGAGGTCTTCATCCCGCTCACGGTGGGGGGCGGCGTCCGGACCGTGGACGACGTCGACCGCCTCCTGCGCACCGGTGCGGACAAGGCCTCGGTGAACACCGCCGCCGTCGCCCGCCCTGCGCTCATCACGGAGATCACCCGGCGCTTCGGCTCCCAGGTGCTCGTGCTCTCCCTCGACGCGCGGCGCACGCAGGACCCCGCGTGTGCGTCCGGCTACGAGGTCACCACCCACGGCGGGCGCACGGGGACCGGCATCGACGCGGTGCAGTGGTGCCGGGAGGCGTCCGAGCGCGGCGTGGGGGAGATCCTGCTGAACTCGATCGACGCGGACGGGACGCGGGCCGGCTTCGACCTCGAGATGATCCGCGACGTCCGGGCCGTGACCCGTGTGCCGCTGATCGCCTCGGGCGGCGCGGGGGAGCCGGCCCACTTCACGGAGGCGGTGGCCGCGGGGGCGGACGCGGTGCTGGCCGCGTCCCTGTTCCACTTCGGCCCGGACGACATGCTCGCCCGCGTCAAGGACGCGCTGCGCGCCGCGGGGCACGTCGTCCGCTGA